The Bifidobacterium sp. WK012_4_13 genome contains the following window.
TGGACTCGTCAGGAGAATCCTGCTCGGCCTGCGAACGAATTCTTTCAGAAACGTTAGCAAGGGAATCAGACACGTTGCTTCGTGCCCGGTCGATGCTGTCGAGCATCTCGTTGATGCGTGGCATGGCGTTTTCCTGGGCCTTGCTGACCAGAGGGGTCAATGATTCCGATGCCTTCTCCATAAGCTTCGCGGATGCTGCCTGCGGACGAGGCTGCGAAACCCTTGGCGCATAGAGGACCCTGTCGATCACGCTCTCGTACTGCTTCAGCACCTGGGGACGAATGACCTTCATGCTCGGTGTCAGCGTTCCATCTTCCTGCGTGAAGTCTTCGCTGAGAATCAGGAATTTCCTCACCGACTCCGCTCTGGAGACATTGCTGTTGGCCTGATCCACGAATTGCTGGACGTACGAGCGCACCGCCTCGTTCGTGACTGCCTGTGCGACGGTGAGAGTCGAATCGAGCTTTTGGGATTCGAGCCAGTTCTTCAGCATGTCTGGGTCCAAGGTGACGAGTGCGCCGATGAAGGGCTTGCCGTCACCGACGACCACGGCCTGGGACACGATCGGACATGAGGCTATCGTGTCTTCCATGGGGGCTGGGCTGATGTTCTTCCCACCGGCGGTGATGATGATGTCTTTCTTTCTGCCGGTGATGAAGACGAAGCCCTCATCGTCGAGCCTCGCCAGATCGCCGGTGTGAAGCCAACCGTCAGCGTCGACGGTCTCCTTTGCCAGATCGGGATTGCCGTAGTAGCCGACGAAGACGTTCGGGCCCTTGACGAGAAGCTCATCGTCATCGGCGATGCGAACCGAAATGCCAGGCCCCGGGCGTCCCACGGAACCGACGATGTTGTCATGCTCTCCATTGACGCAGCACGGTGCCGCCGTTTCGGTCATGCCGTATCCCTGGATGAAGGTTATGCCGTCGAAGCCGTTGAAGAAGTTCGCCAGATCGGCGTTCATCGGGGCGCCGCCGCACGCAAGGTATTTCAGATTCGGTCCGAGAGCTGAGCGGATCGAGGATCCGACGGTACGCATGTAGAAGGAGTGATAGATGCCTGCGATGAGACCGTGTCTGCCGGTTTCCTGCTCGTCCTTGGACCACTGTATGAAGTGCTTGAACGCATTGGCGAACAGGCGCCCCTTCAGACCGGCACCGGCCTTCTGGGACGCTGCGTTGTAGACCTTTTCGAAGACGCGCGGCACACCGAGAAGATAGGTTGGCTTGAAGCTGCGAAGGTCTGCCAGCAGATGCTTGGCATTGTGAACATATCCGACGACGCCCTGGGCTCCGATGCATACGTATTGAATGTAGCGTGCGAAGCAGTGGGCCAGCGGCAGGAACAGGAGAAGCCGCGTCGGAGCGGCGAGCATGTCGGGCAGGGCCTCGTAACCGGCATAGACGATATGCGTGAAGTTACGGTTCGAAAGCATGACCCCTTTCGGCGCGCCCGTCGAGCCGGAGGTATACACGATCGTCAGCAGGTCGTCCGCGCGAACATCGGATATTGCCCCGTCCAGGATCTCGTCATCTATGGCCCTGCCAAAGTCGCTGACCGCATTGAGCCCGTCGTTCTCGAAGTTGAATACGAACTTCAGCTTGTTGTCGGCAAGACGAGCCTGTTCCATGATCTGCGTGCGCTCGCTGTCGCCCGCGAAGGCGACGATGGGGTCGACGGCCTGCGTGATGGCGGCGGCCTGCTTGCTCGAATCGGTCTCGTAGATCGGCACGGTGACGGCACCGATTGCGGCGCAGGCAAAGTCGACGATCCCCCAGTCATAGCTGGTCGCCGAATAGATGATGACCTTGCTTCCCTTCGTCACGCCCAAGGCCAGCAGCCCCTTCGAGACCTGCCGCACACGGTCAAGCATCTGCGCAGCCGTGACATCGTGCCATGCCTTCGTGTTCTCATCCTGCCATTGGGCGATCACGTCTTCGGGATCGCGCTTGGTTCGATTGCTCAGCAGTGAATAGACAGTATCGTCGTCCGTCGTTGGCCGGTTGGTTTTAACATTGAATTCTCGCAACATGGATACCACTATAGGACTATGCCGGAATCGCGTCTTCCTCGCTATCCGATGTCAAGAAGCGAACACCTCCATCGCCCCCGCTCGAAATGGAGGACGACATTCGCCCAGTACTTGCTGTCTCCGATGCTGAAGCAGACCGAAACCTCATATATGTCAGGGCCGACGAGTAGGCCGTGTATCTGCTGTGGCACCACGGGAAGCTGCCCCAGCTCGTGCTTCACGAAGCCCTTTCTGGGATCGGACCGATGAAGAAGATATGAGAAGGTGAGCAACCGCTCAATCAGTTCGGGCTTCAGATAGTGGGAAAGAACCCTTGAATCCAGGCGCCGTCGAACGACATCCATGGCGAGGCACGCATTGCGACACGCCAAGACAGCCAGCTGGTGGCATTCCTCATTGCTTATCGTGGATGGAATGCATCGTGCTATTCGTATGGGGATCGGTCGCATGGTCTGCGCCACACGCACCTTGCCCTCATATGGTCCTCTGATGACCGGCGATGATTCTCTGGCGGAAGCTTCCATGTCTAGTCCTCAACGTTATGCCTGCGCTGCGCGCGTTGTTTCGTAGATTGAGCATCCCAAAGTTTTTACAATACGTCAAGATGGTGGCATGCCCACCGCACCCGTGCCGATGACAAGCCACCATGCGCCGCGACGCCGCCATCGCCCGCCGAAAGGAGATCAGATGTGCTCGTATGGCGTGACGACCACCGAGCATCGCTGGAAGTTCTTCACATCCACATATCCCGTCGATGCCATCGCCCTGCGCAATGCGCCAATGTAGTTGGTCGCACCATCTGCCTGATGGCTTGGACCGAACAGAATGCGCTGCATCGGCGCGACGGTGCCGACCTCGACTCGGTTCCCACGCGGAAGCGTTTCGTGATGCGCCTCGGAGCCCCAATGCATGCCCATGCCTGGAGCCTCCGTGGCACGGGCAAGCGGGGCGCCGAGCATCACGGCATCCGCACCCATGGCCAGAGCCTTGACGAAGTTGCCCGAAGTGCCCATTCCGGCATCGGCTATGACCTGCACATAGCGGCCGCCAGACTCGTCGAGATAGTCTCTACGGGCCTCGGCGACGTCCGCTATCGACGTGGCCATGGGAGCGTGGACGCCGATGGTCGTGCGCGTCGGAGATACCGCCCCACCGCCGAATCCGACGAGCACGCCGGCAGCTCCCGTCCTCATCAGATGCAGGGCGGCCTGATACGTCGCCGCACCGCCGACGA
Protein-coding sequences here:
- a CDS encoding long-chain fatty acid--CoA ligase gives rise to the protein MLREFNVKTNRPTTDDDTVYSLLSNRTKRDPEDVIAQWQDENTKAWHDVTAAQMLDRVRQVSKGLLALGVTKGSKVIIYSATSYDWGIVDFACAAIGAVTVPIYETDSSKQAAAITQAVDPIVAFAGDSERTQIMEQARLADNKLKFVFNFENDGLNAVSDFGRAIDDEILDGAISDVRADDLLTIVYTSGSTGAPKGVMLSNRNFTHIVYAGYEALPDMLAAPTRLLLFLPLAHCFARYIQYVCIGAQGVVGYVHNAKHLLADLRSFKPTYLLGVPRVFEKVYNAASQKAGAGLKGRLFANAFKHFIQWSKDEQETGRHGLIAGIYHSFYMRTVGSSIRSALGPNLKYLACGGAPMNADLANFFNGFDGITFIQGYGMTETAAPCCVNGEHDNIVGSVGRPGPGISVRIADDDELLVKGPNVFVGYYGNPDLAKETVDADGWLHTGDLARLDDEGFVFITGRKKDIIITAGGKNISPAPMEDTIASCPIVSQAVVVGDGKPFIGALVTLDPDMLKNWLESQKLDSTLTVAQAVTNEAVRSYVQQFVDQANSNVSRAESVRKFLILSEDFTQEDGTLTPSMKVIRPQVLKQYESVIDRVLYAPRVSQPRPQAASAKLMEKASESLTPLVSKAQENAMPRINEMLDSIDRARSNVSDSLANVSERIRSQAEQDSPDESTSSSEGEDAERPDGDQKDSGI